In a genomic window of Infirmifilum sp. NZ:
- a CDS encoding CBS domain-containing protein, with amino-acid sequence MPIPSPEELRLLRLKAGLTQSEVAKRAGVSQSLIARIESGKVNPRVSTLLRIYRALESYLEDELTACDIMSSPVVYVTPDTELVEATRIMWERGFSQLPVIKPDTRENVGTLFDDDVLSAFIRENARASRLTVSDVMSDPLPLVPCGTKVRVVARMLSRGVPAVLVEQGMEVVGIITKSDIAKLLLKRL; translated from the coding sequence ATGCCCATCCCGTCGCCCGAGGAGCTCCGGCTGCTGAGGCTGAAGGCCGGGTTAACTCAGAGCGAAGTGGCGAAGCGCGCTGGTGTAAGCCAGAGCCTGATCGCGAGGATTGAGTCAGGCAAGGTGAACCCACGCGTCTCGACGCTCCTGAGGATCTACAGGGCTCTGGAGAGCTACCTTGAGGATGAGCTCACGGCTTGCGACATAATGTCGTCCCCTGTCGTCTACGTGACTCCCGACACAGAGCTCGTTGAGGCGACGAGGATCATGTGGGAGCGGGGGTTCAGCCAACTCCCGGTCATTAAGCCCGATACTCGCGAGAACGTGGGAACGCTCTTCGACGACGACGTCCTGAGCGCGTTCATACGCGAGAACGCGAGGGCTTCTCGCCTGACGGTGAGCGACGTGATGTCTGACCCTCTTCCGCTCGTGCCCTGCGGGACCAAGGTGAGAGTTGTTGCGAGGATGCTCAGCCGGGGTGTGCCGGCGGTTCTCGTCGAGCAGGGCATGGAGGTCGTGGGGATCATAACTAAGAGCGATATCGCTAAGCTGCTCCTGAAGAGGCTTTAG
- a CDS encoding PINc/VapC family ATPase, protein MALQEVYIPDTSAILSGVLREAVAEGKLAGRIIIHVSLLNYFEELARKGASSGLSGLKELGLLREAVDNLQEVVELEYSYDLPQGLRASRDLNPDIVARLLAFENGGTLVTCDDVSAKAAAAMGVKVLHLPSSRAEKFFLDVLFDNDTMSVHLKEGAKPYAKRGLPGRWVFVELRDEPLSREELEDYVRQIFERVRNESQSAFVEYEGTGVVIVQLDTYRIVITKPPFSDGIEITAVRPVARLRLEDYNLPRKLVERLEKQAEGILIAGAPGMGKTTFAQALAEYYYRKGKVVKTIESPRDMHLPVEITQYSKNYATSEEIHDVLLLSRPDYTFFDEMRDTRDFQLYADLRLAGVGMVGVVHATSPIDAVQRFIGRVELGMIPSIVDTVIYIKNGQVEKVYSLETTVKIPHGLKEEDLARPVVVVRDFMTGDPEYELYVFGERTFVVPIKKTATRVSMEEYKMKSAMERALYKMLGDDGYQITVDPSSSIVVIQVSAEYYNYLAGKPRRKLERIARRYGYELELKPSF, encoded by the coding sequence ATGGCACTGCAGGAGGTCTACATACCGGACACGTCAGCTATACTTAGCGGGGTTCTCCGCGAGGCCGTCGCGGAGGGCAAGCTAGCTGGCCGTATCATCATCCACGTAAGCCTTCTGAACTACTTCGAGGAGCTCGCTAGGAAAGGCGCGAGTAGCGGTCTCTCTGGCCTAAAGGAGCTCGGTCTGCTGCGCGAGGCGGTGGACAACCTTCAGGAGGTTGTCGAGCTTGAGTACTCCTACGACCTGCCGCAGGGCTTGCGAGCGTCTAGGGACCTGAACCCGGATATTGTGGCGAGGCTCCTGGCGTTCGAGAATGGCGGGACGCTAGTGACGTGCGACGACGTTTCGGCTAAGGCGGCCGCAGCTATGGGCGTCAAGGTTCTGCACCTGCCCTCTAGCCGCGCTGAGAAGTTCTTCCTTGATGTGCTCTTCGACAATGACACGATGTCCGTCCACCTGAAGGAGGGGGCTAAGCCTTACGCGAAGAGGGGTTTGCCCGGTAGATGGGTCTTCGTGGAGCTGCGAGACGAGCCGCTGAGCAGGGAGGAGCTGGAGGACTATGTCAGGCAGATCTTTGAGAGGGTGCGCAACGAGAGCCAGTCCGCGTTCGTGGAGTACGAAGGCACGGGTGTTGTGATCGTGCAGCTGGACACTTACCGTATCGTCATCACGAAGCCGCCGTTCTCCGACGGGATTGAAATAACGGCTGTTAGGCCTGTAGCGAGGCTCCGCCTGGAGGACTACAACCTGCCGCGGAAGCTCGTCGAGAGACTCGAGAAGCAGGCCGAGGGGATCCTGATAGCTGGCGCACCGGGTATGGGCAAGACGACTTTCGCTCAGGCCCTGGCTGAGTACTACTACAGGAAGGGTAAGGTTGTCAAGACGATAGAGTCTCCTAGGGACATGCATCTCCCCGTGGAGATAACACAGTACTCTAAAAACTACGCTACGTCTGAGGAGATACACGACGTCCTGCTCCTATCTAGGCCGGACTACACGTTCTTCGATGAGATGAGGGACACGCGGGACTTCCAGCTCTACGCTGACCTAAGGCTCGCAGGAGTGGGGATGGTGGGCGTCGTGCACGCCACCAGCCCGATCGACGCGGTTCAAAGGTTCATAGGTAGGGTCGAGCTCGGGATGATCCCGTCGATCGTCGACACGGTTATTTACATTAAGAACGGGCAGGTGGAAAAGGTGTACTCGCTCGAGACGACGGTTAAGATTCCTCACGGCCTGAAGGAGGAGGATCTGGCGCGTCCGGTCGTCGTCGTCCGGGACTTCATGACGGGCGACCCTGAGTACGAGCTTTACGTGTTCGGTGAGAGGACGTTCGTGGTCCCGATCAAAAAGACGGCTACGAGGGTCAGCATGGAGGAGTATAAGATGAAGTCGGCGATGGAGAGAGCTCTCTACAAGATGCTCGGTGATGACGGGTACCAGATCACGGTCGATCCGAGCTCATCCATCGTCGTTATACAGGTCTCTGCGGAGTACTACAACTACCTTGCGGGGAAGCCGCGCCGGAAGCTGGAGAGGATAGCTAGGCGGTACGGATACGAGCTCGAGCTCAAGCCTTCGTTCTAG
- the albA gene encoding DNA-binding protein Alba, with amino-acid sequence MSVQEGSVLIGNKNVMNYVLAAVIQFNQGAKRVAIKARGRAISRAVDVAEIVKSRFLKDEVDVETIKIGSEQVGEGDKKRTISTIEIVLARKK; translated from the coding sequence ATGAGCGTCCAAGAAGGAAGCGTGCTGATAGGGAACAAGAACGTCATGAACTACGTCCTTGCCGCCGTGATACAGTTCAATCAGGGTGCTAAGAGGGTTGCGATAAAGGCCAGGGGCCGTGCGATAAGCCGCGCAGTCGACGTCGCTGAGATAGTGAAGAGCAGGTTCCTCAAGGACGAGGTTGACGTTGAGACCATCAAGATCGGCAGCGAGCAGGTCGGGGAAGGCGACAAGAAGAGGACGATCTCCACCATCGAGATAGTCCTCGCCCGCAAGAAATAA
- a CDS encoding cren protein has translation MSEYTTEQMLPVRLTAISDLARLASSTSALGHVTYIVHFERGGKHYYGVFVVFRDYYKLYGLPMFYYVELDKELPGNYLLFRSDEAGEVVEIARGTKPGWIALPIVNLAPENPQFSKLLPML, from the coding sequence ATGTCTGAGTACACCACTGAGCAGATGCTACCTGTCAGACTCACAGCTATATCAGATCTGGCCCGGCTAGCAAGCAGCACAAGTGCCTTAGGGCACGTGACGTACATAGTTCACTTCGAGCGCGGAGGCAAGCACTACTACGGAGTCTTCGTAGTCTTCCGGGATTACTACAAGCTCTACGGGCTTCCAATGTTCTACTACGTGGAGCTCGACAAAGAGCTACCTGGAAACTACCTGCTCTTCCGCTCCGACGAAGCCGGCGAAGTGGTTGAGATAGCTAGAGGGACAAAACCCGGGTGGATAGCACTACCAATCGTAAACCTTGCACCTGAAAATCCCCAGTTCTCCAAGCTCCTCCCAATGCTTTAA
- a CDS encoding AAA family ATPase: MKLRRLEVECFRGFSGRRVFDFQDGVTLIVGPVGAGKTSILSAIQFALFGADFYVGFGVSRKESLVNVGCAEASVQLSFEVAGEGVYSLRRRLSVSDGRLTESVALETPGGDVFEGASKVEGIIEEVLGLDFNEFVRSVSVSYVLVHMLAYGRPLTRSRALDILLGVNAVRRFLESIPLRTVRSSLEQAKAELSAVQAEYEEAVKSLSAFNERRASISEELRGIERQIEELSAKAESLRAEAERYESLAKELENERSYLSKLKERVKHPPSEVDLYKIIEEAENLRLMLGEVLEKLKAPQSILSMLESVAVSSEKVGEAILSLEKIVDAAWNHYDKVWEDFQESVREVQLKKAELEALEKVIVELEPSVSEYEEAEERIQELESRYGELSEIEERVRSLEQDVKEISRKIQTYRSVLQLKKSLIEDAGRKGSAQCPVCGHQVDLKGVEGIKADMEQLAKSIIELEKKLSENEKRLKELREALDDIRSLKVLLVSRELEYEKYREYLERKESLSEEIREDEVKLKEEERGYRELSAVLTKIDERVRDLRRRLVELEAVAEIAKVEDRIRKLEEELARYEPKYREYLDIRDKISKMLSRKNELEAQLRALDESSIQDQVRWLQERLSSLEARVARLEALYQRLEKVKSATREVLTALRRERIEELNRRMNAIISAVYSSEIVKSVRLEVVERSRRKGLMPTSYYELFVEVGGTKYRFNDLLSDGQKTLVVLSLLLAVYSQIRRNVDFIMLDEPLPNVDERIKVTFLKSLSKALGIDQVILTTQAEEAVKELEGVNVVKLP; the protein is encoded by the coding sequence GTGAAGCTGAGGAGGCTTGAAGTAGAGTGTTTCCGCGGTTTTTCGGGCCGAAGAGTCTTTGACTTCCAAGATGGGGTTACGCTTATCGTGGGTCCTGTGGGTGCCGGAAAGACGAGCATCCTGTCTGCCATTCAGTTCGCACTGTTCGGCGCTGACTTCTACGTCGGATTCGGGGTTAGCCGTAAAGAGAGCCTGGTAAACGTCGGATGTGCTGAGGCCTCTGTGCAGTTGTCCTTCGAGGTCGCTGGAGAAGGGGTTTACAGCTTGAGGAGGCGTTTGAGCGTATCGGACGGCAGGCTCACCGAGAGCGTTGCCCTAGAGACGCCGGGCGGGGATGTTTTCGAGGGGGCGAGCAAGGTCGAAGGAATCATAGAGGAAGTGCTAGGGTTAGACTTCAACGAGTTCGTTCGCTCAGTTTCCGTGAGCTATGTGCTTGTGCACATGCTAGCGTATGGTAGGCCGCTGACCCGCAGCAGGGCCTTGGACATTCTGCTAGGAGTTAACGCCGTCAGGAGATTTCTCGAGTCCATACCCTTGAGGACGGTTAGAAGCTCGCTGGAGCAGGCGAAGGCTGAGCTTTCGGCGGTTCAGGCTGAATACGAGGAAGCGGTCAAGAGTCTTTCAGCGTTCAATGAGAGGAGGGCTAGTATTTCGGAGGAGCTGAGGGGGATCGAGAGGCAGATAGAAGAGCTCTCTGCTAAGGCGGAGAGCCTTCGGGCGGAGGCTGAAAGGTACGAGAGCCTTGCGAAGGAGCTCGAGAACGAGAGGTCGTATCTTTCCAAGCTCAAGGAGAGGGTAAAGCACCCGCCCTCAGAGGTGGACTTGTACAAAATCATTGAGGAGGCTGAGAATCTGAGGTTGATGCTCGGAGAGGTCCTGGAGAAACTGAAAGCCCCGCAGAGCATCCTCAGCATGCTGGAGTCTGTCGCCGTTAGCAGCGAGAAGGTAGGAGAGGCGATCTTAAGCCTCGAGAAAATCGTGGACGCCGCGTGGAATCATTACGATAAGGTTTGGGAGGACTTCCAAGAGTCGGTCCGGGAAGTGCAACTGAAGAAAGCGGAGCTCGAAGCCCTTGAGAAAGTTATCGTAGAGCTCGAACCAAGTGTTTCCGAGTACGAGGAGGCTGAAGAGAGGATCCAGGAGCTTGAGAGCAGGTACGGAGAGCTCAGTGAAATTGAGGAAAGGGTAAGGTCGTTGGAGCAGGATGTCAAGGAAATATCGAGAAAAATTCAGACATACCGGAGCGTGCTTCAGCTGAAGAAATCTTTGATTGAGGACGCGGGGAGGAAAGGAAGTGCTCAGTGCCCTGTATGTGGTCATCAGGTCGACTTGAAGGGTGTTGAGGGCATTAAGGCAGATATGGAGCAGCTTGCAAAATCGATTATTGAACTCGAGAAGAAGCTCTCAGAGAACGAGAAAAGGTTGAAGGAGCTTCGGGAGGCGCTTGACGACATACGCTCGCTTAAGGTCCTGCTAGTCAGTCGCGAGTTGGAGTACGAGAAGTATAGGGAGTACCTAGAGCGTAAGGAGTCTTTAAGCGAAGAGATAAGGGAGGATGAAGTGAAGCTTAAGGAGGAGGAGAGGGGTTACAGGGAGCTCTCGGCCGTTCTTACGAAAATAGACGAGAGAGTACGGGACCTGAGGCGGAGGCTGGTTGAGCTAGAGGCTGTTGCAGAGATCGCGAAAGTGGAAGATAGGATAAGGAAGCTCGAAGAGGAGCTCGCTAGGTACGAGCCAAAGTACAGAGAGTACCTGGATATCAGGGACAAAATCAGCAAAATGCTCTCGCGAAAAAATGAGCTTGAGGCTCAGCTCAGGGCCTTAGATGAGTCAAGCATCCAAGACCAGGTTAGGTGGCTACAAGAGAGGCTCAGTAGCCTCGAGGCCCGCGTAGCCCGGCTTGAAGCACTTTACCAGCGTCTCGAGAAGGTGAAGTCTGCGACACGCGAGGTGCTGACTGCGCTGAGGCGTGAGCGGATAGAGGAGCTGAACAGGAGGATGAACGCGATAATAAGTGCAGTTTATTCGTCGGAGATCGTTAAAAGCGTAAGGCTGGAGGTTGTTGAGAGAAGCAGAAGGAAGGGTTTAATGCCAACCAGCTACTACGAGCTCTTCGTAGAAGTTGGCGGGACCAAGTACAGGTTTAACGACCTGTTAAGCGACGGGCAGAAGACCTTAGTCGTGCTCTCTCTTCTGCTAGCTGTGTACTCCCAAATACGAAGGAATGTGGACTTCATAATGCTTGATGAGCCTCTTCCGAACGTTGACGAAAGGATAAAGGTTACTTTCCTGAAGTCTCTCTCGAAGGCCCTAGGCATAGACCAGGTAATTCTCACGACTCAAGCTGAGGAGGCAGTTAAGGAGTTAGAAGGTGTTAACGTAGTAAAACTACCTTAA